The following coding sequences are from one Clostridioides difficile ATCC 9689 = DSM 1296 window:
- a CDS encoding nucleoid-associated protein: MIIHKFIIHVLDKNSDTPILNDFEGRVSQDIEAFFQKKISKVSRDNDIRTAVFNDYSNNLIKKCCEQIIYDESSFLNNSKEIAAYLFDVMKLNATLESCDLAICLYSQKDEKRVAILKLDYNKSYTHSIEFKDDKFNIQMSKNEINIQETKAIKIGALIGLSGINDEYHLKVLDKDAEKEGANSKFVTEFLNATKVKDDKYKTKMFKAFVDSYIAHLYSDMKQGEDVRGMLLYMLREKQKLDINEFADKAIKDDLKESFKDHAEEKGIESFNIDKKWVEKNLKNRRIKTDTGFEIKGKMDDFEDFMKYGIRHNGNGTIDIVIKNVHFYNEK; the protein is encoded by the coding sequence ATGATAATACACAAATTTATAATACATGTTTTAGATAAGAATAGCGATACACCAATACTAAATGATTTTGAAGGTAGAGTTAGTCAAGATATTGAAGCTTTCTTTCAAAAGAAAATAAGCAAAGTATCAAGAGATAATGACATCAGAACAGCAGTATTTAATGACTATAGTAACAATCTAATTAAGAAGTGCTGTGAACAAATTATTTATGATGAAAGTTCATTTTTAAATAACTCTAAAGAGATTGCAGCTTATTTATTTGATGTTATGAAGCTTAATGCTACATTAGAATCTTGCGACTTAGCAATTTGCTTATACTCTCAAAAAGATGAAAAGAGAGTTGCTATATTAAAGCTTGATTACAATAAGTCGTATACTCATTCAATTGAGTTTAAAGATGATAAATTTAATATACAGATGTCTAAAAATGAAATTAATATACAAGAGACTAAAGCAATTAAAATTGGTGCATTGATTGGATTAAGTGGAATTAATGACGAATATCATCTAAAAGTATTGGATAAAGATGCAGAGAAGGAAGGAGCTAATTCTAAGTTTGTTACAGAGTTTCTAAATGCTACTAAAGTGAAAGATGACAAGTACAAGACTAAGATGTTTAAAGCTTTTGTGGACTCTTATATAGCACATTTATATAGTGATATGAAGCAGGGCGAAGATGTAAGAGGAATGTTACTTTATATGTTAAGAGAAAAACAAAAACTTGATATAAATGAGTTTGCTGATAAGGCGATAAAGGATGATTTAAAAGAAAGTTTTAAGGACCATGCAGAAGAAAAAGGAATTGAAAGTTTTAATATTGATAAAAAATGGGTTGAGAAGAATTTAAAAAATAGACGTATAAAAACAGATACAGGTTTTGAGATAAAAGGCAAGATGGATGATTTTGAGGATTTTATGAAGTATGGTATTAGACATAATGGAAATGGGACTATAGATATAGTTATTAAAAATGTTCATTTCTATAATGAGAAGTAG
- a CDS encoding phosphoadenosine phosphosulfate reductase family protein: protein MKYVASFSGGKDSAAMLLLILEKRLLLDEIVFIDTGLEFKEIYDIIDDFEKRINFKITRIKAEKTFEEYFYTVNKQGKRKGQIWGFPYTLGAWCNSRLKLAPANKYFNSVGEHKRYIGIAFDEPSRYKRLENNCIAPLYEAKMTEKDCLKYLEEKGFYYEIHHRFKRTGCYLCPKQSLESLRTLRRYYPDLWGDMLKLDKDSPIPFRANGVTVHDLEKRFSNEDIENERQISFFQTEKVSI from the coding sequence ATGAAATATGTAGCTAGTTTTAGTGGAGGAAAAGATTCAGCAGCAATGCTCCTTTTAATATTAGAAAAAAGGCTTCTGTTAGACGAGATTGTTTTTATAGATACAGGACTAGAATTTAAAGAAATTTATGATATAATAGATGATTTTGAGAAAAGAATAAACTTTAAAATAACAAGAATTAAAGCAGAAAAAACCTTTGAAGAATACTTTTATACTGTTAATAAACAAGGTAAGCGTAAAGGGCAAATATGGGGTTTTCCATACACCTTGGGAGCATGGTGTAATAGCAGATTAAAACTTGCTCCTGCCAATAAATATTTCAATTCGGTTGGAGAACATAAAAGGTACATTGGAATTGCTTTTGATGAACCTAGCAGATACAAAAGACTAGAAAATAATTGTATAGCACCACTTTACGAAGCAAAAATGACTGAAAAAGATTGCTTGAAGTATTTAGAAGAAAAAGGCTTTTACTATGAGATTCATCATAGATTTAAACGAACTGGTTGCTATTTATGTCCTAAGCAAAGTTTAGAGAGTCTCAGAACATTGAGAAGATACTATCCTGATTTGTGGGGGGATATGCTTAAATTGGATAAAGATAGTCCTATACCTTTTAGAGCCAACGGGGTGACAGTGCATGACTTAGAAAAACGATTTAGTAATGAAGATATAGAAAATGAAAGACAGATAAGTTTCTTTCAAACAGAGAAGGTGAGCATATGA
- a CDS encoding DUF3850 domain-containing protein has translation MIHELQIASSTFKDVIKNKKQIEVEYTTDFKVGDTVILQSFKDKKFTGIEVNKEIEYFVKLGNGYVELGIK, from the coding sequence ATGATACATGAATTGCAGATAGCTTCTAGTACTTTTAAAGATGTAATCAAGAATAAAAAACAAATTGAAGTAGAGTATACAACAGATTTTAAAGTAGGAGATACAGTCATATTGCAGTCATTTAAGGATAAAAAATTTACAGGAATTGAGGTAAACAAAGAGATTGAGTATTTTGTTAAGCTTGGAAATGGGTATGTTGAGTTGGGAATAAAATAA
- a CDS encoding RusA family crossover junction endodeoxyribonuclease, giving the protein MRVNFTIDGEPFGKERPRFNLATKRTYTPQKTKDYEELIKWLYQSKVRHYFTGYIKMTLRCYYSIAKSNSKKIKEQKRNNVLRPNKKPDIDNVVKIIADSLNEIAYKDDTQIVEVVASKYYSDKPRVEVILEDVI; this is encoded by the coding sequence ATGAGAGTTAATTTTACAATAGATGGAGAACCATTTGGCAAAGAAAGACCTAGATTTAATTTGGCTACTAAAAGGACCTATACACCACAGAAAACTAAGGACTATGAAGAATTAATAAAATGGTTATATCAATCTAAAGTTAGACATTATTTTACTGGATACATAAAAATGACTTTAAGATGTTATTACTCTATAGCAAAAAGTAACAGTAAAAAGATTAAAGAGCAGAAAAGAAATAATGTGTTAAGACCCAATAAAAAACCAGATATTGATAATGTGGTCAAGATTATAGCTGATTCACTCAATGAGATAGCTTATAAAGATGATACGCAGATTGTTGAGGTTGTAGCTAGTAAATATTACAGTGATAAACCAAGAGTTGAGGTTATATTAGAAGATGTTATTTAA
- a CDS encoding ORF6C domain-containing protein: protein MNENINKEITVLGTLEIEGMKFHNIEGGFGEHKKAMLVKDIAEIHNRESRQINELINKNRKRFKDGKDILDLLGVGLDDTKIKELGFTQQSINSYRGLKNKGLLSGIYILSERGYAKLLKILEDDIAWELYEKLVDGYFSMRKELNNPLLSASKELQAIFMLDKKQEVLETKIENVNEKLENFMDDAPLFNIECECIVKEVKRVATKSLGGHGSKAYKNKSLRGKVYSDIYHQIKREFGVDSYKAIKRCQLDKVLEIVNSYKLPIVFEEEIRLLNSQLSIVS from the coding sequence ATGAATGAAAATATAAATAAAGAAATAACAGTACTTGGAACTTTAGAAATCGAGGGAATGAAATTTCATAACATTGAGGGTGGATTTGGAGAACATAAGAAAGCAATGCTAGTAAAAGATATAGCTGAGATACATAATAGAGAATCTAGACAGATTAATGAGCTTATAAATAAGAATAGAAAAAGATTTAAAGATGGAAAAGATATATTAGATTTGTTAGGTGTCGGTTTGGACGATACCAAAATAAAAGAATTAGGATTTACTCAACAATCAATTAATTCTTATAGAGGGTTAAAAAACAAAGGGTTATTATCTGGGATTTATATATTATCTGAAAGAGGTTATGCAAAATTATTAAAAATATTAGAAGATGATATAGCTTGGGAATTATATGAGAAGTTAGTTGATGGATATTTCTCTATGAGAAAAGAACTAAATAATCCTCTTTTAAGTGCATCAAAGGAGTTACAAGCTATATTTATGCTAGATAAGAAACAAGAAGTCTTAGAAACTAAAATAGAGAATGTTAATGAGAAGTTAGAGAACTTTATGGATGATGCACCATTATTCAATATCGAGTGTGAGTGTATTGTTAAAGAGGTTAAGAGAGTAGCAACAAAATCACTTGGTGGACATGGAAGTAAGGCTTATAAAAATAAATCTTTAAGAGGTAAAGTTTATAGTGATATATACCATCAGATTAAACGAGAATTTGGAGTAGATAGTTATAAGGCTATAAAGCGTTGTCAATTAGATAAAGTATTAGAGATTGTAAATAGTTATAAGTTACCTATAGTGTTTGAAGAAGAAATAAGACTTTTGAATAGTCAACTATCAATAGTAAGTTAA
- a CDS encoding Bro-N domain-containing protein produces MLKILQDKNVKVMWSKNGEEVWFNANDVGEELGIVNIRDTLRNIDREYKKKFNESTVGDSYTRNFKDKLPNFGTTFVTEEAVYNMSFRSNKPEAKLFTKWVTQTLKQIRIHGYYIATEKDQEWLDIRAEGKKVRKDFTDEIQEFVYYATSQGSNKPQMYYKHFTELVRKKLGIPKGVKRDELNQSELFDIQALERIISMKLPKLIDKDMNYKEVYKKIKELIEMI; encoded by the coding sequence ATGTTGAAAATTTTACAAGATAAAAATGTAAAAGTAATGTGGTCCAAAAATGGAGAAGAAGTTTGGTTTAATGCAAATGACGTAGGAGAGGAACTAGGCATAGTAAATATTCGTGATACATTAAGAAATATAGATAGAGAATATAAAAAGAAATTTAATGAGTCTACTGTCGGAGATTCCTACACTAGAAACTTTAAAGATAAATTACCTAACTTCGGTACTACTTTTGTTACAGAAGAAGCTGTGTACAATATGTCATTTAGAAGTAATAAACCAGAAGCAAAGTTATTTACAAAATGGGTTACACAAACACTTAAACAAATTAGAATACATGGTTATTACATTGCTACAGAAAAAGACCAAGAATGGCTGGATATAAGAGCAGAGGGTAAAAAGGTAAGAAAAGATTTTACAGATGAAATACAAGAGTTTGTTTATTATGCTACTAGTCAAGGAAGTAATAAACCTCAGATGTATTATAAACATTTTACTGAACTTGTAAGAAAAAAATTAGGTATACCAAAAGGTGTGAAAAGGGATGAATTAAATCAAAGTGAATTGTTTGATATACAAGCACTCGAAAGAATTATATCTATGAAATTACCTAAGCTAATAGATAAAGATATGAATTATAAAGAGGTATATAAAAAGATTAAAGAGTTAATAGAAATGATTTAA
- the terS gene encoding phage terminase small subunit encodes MNEKADLAHEDYLKGLKYKEIAEKYNVSLSTVKSWATRYWKQKGCNQSKKVATKKRGAPIGNKNATGPPGNKNAEKFGFFSKYLPEETQDLINEIKDKDKFDILWEQITIQYAAIIRAQKIMYVKDKEEMVKELKKYESTENGEKIEYEFQFAWDRQASFLNAQSRAMSELRSLIKQYDEMIHKDWNLATEEQRARVEVLKSKINNQESKEDKLDRYFDKLESVIKND; translated from the coding sequence ATGAATGAAAAGGCAGATTTAGCTCATGAAGATTACTTAAAAGGGCTTAAGTACAAGGAAATAGCTGAAAAGTATAATGTAAGTTTATCGACTGTAAAATCATGGGCAACTAGATACTGGAAACAAAAAGGTTGCAACCAATCAAAAAAAGTTGCAACCAAAAAGAGAGGTGCACCCATAGGTAATAAAAACGCTACTGGTCCACCAGGTAATAAAAATGCTGAAAAATTTGGTTTCTTCTCAAAATACTTACCTGAAGAAACCCAAGACTTAATTAATGAGATAAAGGATAAAGATAAATTTGATATTCTTTGGGAACAGATAACAATACAATATGCAGCAATAATAAGAGCACAAAAGATAATGTATGTTAAAGACAAGGAAGAAATGGTTAAAGAATTAAAGAAATATGAAAGCACAGAAAATGGTGAAAAGATAGAGTATGAATTTCAATTTGCATGGGATAGGCAAGCATCTTTTCTTAATGCACAGAGTAGGGCAATGAGTGAGTTAAGGAGTTTAATTAAACAATATGATGAAATGATTCATAAGGATTGGAATTTAGCTACAGAGGAGCAAAGAGCAAGAGTAGAAGTATTAAAATCAAAGATAAATAATCAAGAAAGTAAAGAAGATAAACTTGATAGATATTTTGATAAACTCGAAAGTGTGATAAAAAATGATTGA
- a CDS encoding PBSX family phage terminase large subunit: protein MIDELYHSKQLEVLNFALNNDYFMLINYGAKRTGKTIIDNDLFLLELRRVRKIANELGIKLPQYILAGADLGALQRNVLSELTNKYDIEFKFDKHNRFVLFGVQVCCFGHSKTNDLGRIRGMTSFGAYINEGTVANEEVFNEIKSRCSGEGARILVDTNPDQPEHWLKTNFVDKTDGKVIQSFHYKLDDNIFLSERYRANIKKSTPSGVFYDRDINGLWVSADGLVYQDFNKDIHYISKDKLNDINFVRYFAGVDWGYEHFGAIVVIGEDDKGNLYLLEEHSAQHKEIDYWIDKAKSIKEKYGNIKFYCDSARPEHLAAFKRNGIKAFNANKAVLSGVEAVAKRIKTNTLFVVHENVNLFRKEIFMYAWNKNTGEPIKKWDDVLDALRYAIYTDSLGTGIKVLTPNGRR from the coding sequence ATGATTGATGAATTATATCATAGTAAACAACTTGAAGTTCTTAACTTTGCTTTGAATAATGACTACTTCATGCTAATTAATTATGGTGCTAAAAGAACAGGAAAAACAATAATTGACAATGATTTATTCTTACTTGAACTTAGAAGGGTTAGAAAGATAGCTAATGAGCTAGGTATTAAGCTTCCTCAATACATCTTAGCAGGAGCAGATTTAGGAGCTTTACAAAGAAATGTACTAAGTGAGCTTACAAATAAGTATGACATTGAGTTTAAGTTTGACAAACATAATAGATTTGTATTGTTTGGAGTTCAAGTATGTTGCTTTGGACACTCAAAAACAAATGATTTAGGCAGAATAAGAGGTATGACTTCGTTTGGGGCATACATAAATGAAGGTACAGTTGCAAATGAAGAAGTATTTAATGAAATCAAATCAAGATGTAGTGGAGAAGGTGCTAGAATACTTGTAGATACTAACCCAGACCAACCAGAGCATTGGTTAAAAACTAACTTTGTAGATAAAACAGATGGCAAGGTTATTCAATCTTTTCATTACAAATTAGATGATAATATATTTTTAAGTGAAAGATACAGAGCAAATATTAAGAAGTCTACTCCTAGTGGCGTTTTTTATGACAGAGATATAAATGGTTTATGGGTGTCAGCAGATGGATTAGTTTATCAAGATTTTAATAAGGATATTCATTATATTTCTAAGGATAAATTAAATGATATTAATTTTGTAAGATACTTTGCAGGCGTTGATTGGGGATATGAACATTTTGGAGCTATTGTTGTAATTGGAGAAGATGATAAAGGTAACTTATATTTATTAGAAGAACATTCAGCTCAACATAAGGAAATAGATTACTGGATAGATAAGGCTAAAAGTATAAAAGAAAAGTATGGAAATATAAAGTTTTATTGTGATAGTGCTAGACCCGAACATTTGGCAGCATTTAAAAGAAATGGTATAAAAGCTTTTAATGCTAATAAAGCTGTATTGTCTGGCGTTGAAGCTGTAGCTAAAAGAATTAAAACTAATACTTTATTTGTAGTTCATGAGAATGTTAATTTATTCAGGAAAGAAATTTTTATGTATGCTTGGAATAAAAATACAGGTGAGCCAATTAAAAAGTGGGATGATGTATTAGACGCACTTAGATATGCCATCTATACAGATTCCTTAGGAACAGGAATTAAAGTACTTACACCAAATGGAAGAAGGTGA
- a CDS encoding phage portal protein, which translates to MELDVIKKLIEQTNSKHSNFVKKADEAEKYYKNENDIIRDRSPNNIGKVNTTNNPLRNADNRIPFNWFGFLVNQKISYLFTYPPTFDVGDDRVNSKITDILGDRYPKEAKTLGKNASIYSKAWLHIWVDDNNNFQYANIDPRQIRAVYSSDLNRKLLAVLREYKKTDDKGKEYVIYEYWTDECCYTYQNKDGNSNINGLEILNKFIEKNLDNKLETQTNVYKHNFGEVPFIEFLNNDLEVRDLDNVKHLIDVYDKVYSGFVNDIEDIQEVIFVLTNYGGADLTEFLKGLKEYKTIDLQSSGADDKSGLSTITINIPIEARDSLLKTTEKQIYVQGQGVDPKPENFANTSGVALKFLYTLLELKAGLMETEFRLGFAKLVRMICRHLGYSPKRVLQTWTRNMIQNDLELAEICSKSVGIISEKTNLKNHPLVDNAEEEEKQIKKENSQQEYDDLIPNQDGGIDET; encoded by the coding sequence TTGGAATTAGATGTAATAAAAAAGTTAATTGAACAAACTAATAGTAAACATAGTAACTTTGTTAAAAAAGCTGATGAAGCTGAAAAATACTATAAAAATGAAAATGACATTATAAGGGATAGAAGCCCTAATAATATTGGAAAAGTAAATACAACTAATAATCCACTAAGAAATGCAGATAATAGAATACCATTTAATTGGTTTGGTTTTTTAGTTAACCAAAAAATATCATATCTGTTTACTTATCCACCTACATTTGATGTTGGAGATGATAGAGTAAATTCAAAGATAACTGATATTTTAGGCGATAGATACCCAAAAGAAGCTAAAACACTTGGCAAAAATGCTAGTATATATTCTAAAGCATGGTTACATATTTGGGTGGATGATAATAATAACTTTCAATATGCTAATATAGACCCTCGCCAAATAAGAGCAGTATATTCATCAGATTTAAACAGAAAGCTTCTTGCAGTACTTAGAGAATATAAAAAGACTGATGATAAAGGAAAAGAATATGTAATTTATGAGTATTGGACAGATGAATGTTGTTATACTTATCAAAATAAAGATGGAAATAGTAATATCAATGGATTGGAGATACTTAATAAATTTATAGAGAAAAATTTAGATAATAAACTTGAAACTCAAACTAATGTATATAAACACAATTTTGGAGAAGTTCCATTTATCGAATTTCTAAACAATGATTTAGAGGTAAGAGATTTAGATAATGTTAAACACCTCATTGATGTATATGACAAGGTTTATAGCGGTTTTGTGAATGATATTGAAGATATACAAGAAGTTATTTTCGTTCTTACGAACTATGGAGGTGCAGACTTAACAGAGTTCTTAAAAGGACTTAAAGAATATAAAACTATTGATTTACAAAGTAGTGGTGCAGATGATAAGAGTGGGTTAAGTACAATTACAATAAATATTCCAATTGAAGCTCGAGATTCACTTCTTAAAACAACAGAAAAGCAAATCTATGTCCAAGGTCAAGGTGTTGACCCTAAACCCGAAAACTTTGCCAATACAAGTGGTGTAGCACTCAAATTCTTGTACACTTTGTTAGAATTAAAAGCAGGACTTATGGAAACAGAGTTTAGATTAGGGTTTGCTAAACTAGTAAGAATGATATGTAGACATTTAGGATATTCTCCTAAAAGGGTTTTGCAAACTTGGACTAGGAATATGATTCAAAATGATTTAGAACTAGCTGAGATATGCTCTAAGAGTGTTGGAATAATATCAGAAAAGACTAATTTAAAAAATCATCCGCTTGTAGATAATGCAGAGGAAGAAGAAAAACAGATTAAAAAAGAAAATAGCCAACAAGAATATGATGATTTAATTCCTAATCAAGACGGTGGCATAGATGAAACATAA
- a CDS encoding minor capsid protein, producing the protein MKHNDYWRKRFEQLEEAQNNKSVKYYLELEKQYKLAINSIEKDILAWYNRFAKNEGISLLEARKLLNTRELEEFKWSVEEYIKYGKENAINQKWMKELENASARVHITRLEALKLQIQQQVEVLYGNELDGIDKLMRHIYTSGYYHAAFNVQQGVNVGWSLMNLDTNRINKVISKPWTSDGLNFSERIWGKHRPALINELHTKLTQSIIRGENPKNLVNDFSKRFNVSKSQAKNLIMTESAFFASASRKDCFNDLDVEKYEIIATLDLKTSNICRELDGKVFDMKDYQAGVTAPPFHCHCRTTTAPWFEDEEGYRAAKGEDGKTYYVPSNMKYNEWYEKHIEGRLGKEKADTLRKMQLNESKDRKQFEEYKKVLGNEIPSKFDEYQHMKYNDTIRYEEAKKLYKDVNWQVKNQRNLTSGSVHSVPFESKPNSVFDNYKDGKLIQRRYYGNTGKPRLDLDLTDHRNPKQHKIVPHKHDWLADENNHDKVKREKDMELTKAHKIANKDILKGE; encoded by the coding sequence ATGAAACATAATGATTATTGGAGAAAGAGATTTGAACAATTAGAAGAAGCTCAAAATAACAAAAGTGTAAAATATTATCTTGAATTAGAAAAGCAATATAAACTAGCTATAAATAGTATAGAAAAAGATATATTAGCATGGTACAACAGATTTGCCAAAAATGAAGGAATATCTTTATTAGAAGCTAGGAAACTACTAAATACAAGAGAACTAGAAGAGTTTAAATGGAGTGTAGAAGAATATATTAAATATGGTAAAGAAAATGCTATAAATCAAAAGTGGATGAAAGAGTTAGAAAATGCTAGTGCAAGAGTTCATATAACAAGGCTTGAAGCTTTAAAGTTACAAATACAGCAACAAGTGGAAGTGCTTTATGGAAATGAACTTGATGGTATTGATAAATTAATGAGACATATTTATACAAGTGGATATTATCATGCAGCTTTTAATGTTCAACAAGGAGTAAACGTTGGTTGGAGTTTAATGAATCTTGATACTAATAGAATAAATAAAGTTATCTCTAAACCATGGACTAGTGATGGATTAAATTTTAGTGAAAGGATTTGGGGCAAACATAGACCTGCTTTAATTAATGAGTTACATACTAAGCTAACTCAATCAATTATTAGAGGTGAAAATCCAAAGAACCTAGTAAATGACTTTTCTAAGAGATTTAATGTATCTAAATCACAAGCTAAGAATTTGATAATGACTGAATCAGCTTTCTTTGCATCAGCTTCAAGAAAAGATTGTTTCAATGATTTAGATGTAGAGAAGTATGAGATTATTGCCACACTAGACTTAAAAACATCAAATATATGTAGAGAGTTAGATGGAAAAGTATTTGATATGAAGGATTATCAAGCTGGAGTTACAGCTCCACCATTTCATTGTCATTGTAGGACAACAACAGCTCCTTGGTTTGAAGATGAAGAAGGTTACAGAGCAGCAAAAGGAGAAGATGGAAAAACATATTATGTACCATCTAATATGAAGTATAATGAGTGGTATGAGAAACATATAGAGGGTAGACTTGGAAAAGAAAAAGCTGATACTCTTAGAAAAATGCAACTAAATGAGAGTAAAGATAGAAAACAATTTGAAGAATATAAAAAGGTATTAGGAAATGAAATACCTTCTAAATTTGATGAATATCAACATATGAAGTATAATGATACTATAAGGTATGAGGAAGCTAAAAAGCTTTATAAGGATGTAAATTGGCAAGTTAAGAATCAGAGAAATTTAACTAGTGGAAGTGTTCATTCAGTGCCATTTGAATCAAAACCAAATAGTGTATTTGATAATTACAAAGATGGTAAATTAATTCAAAGAAGATACTATGGTAATACAGGAAAACCTAGATTAGATTTAGACTTAACTGACCATAGAAACCCAAAGCAACATAAAATTGTACCTCATAAACATGATTGGTTAGCTGATGAAAATAACCATGATAAGGTAAAAAGAGAGAAGGATATGGAGCTTACAAAAGCTCATAAAATAGCAAACAAAGATATTTTGAAAGGAGAGTAA
- a CDS encoding phage scaffolding protein: MKKGELIALGLSEEDAKKVEAESLKELENYINKIEYEKVKEELKASKEAIEGFKDGMTKEQIEELKKGYETKLTAKDEEYQKKLKEKEQKEFDMALENELIKLNVHSTKAAKAELDLEKIKYENGTFTGLKEQTDTWLTQKSFLIKTGETKINYSPDNGNKNTLSRAENIAKEKNEEGSKNPYADAWSIK; encoded by the coding sequence ATGAAAAAAGGTGAACTAATTGCACTAGGTCTTAGTGAAGAAGATGCAAAGAAAGTAGAAGCTGAATCATTAAAAGAATTAGAAAATTATATTAATAAAATTGAGTATGAAAAGGTAAAAGAGGAACTAAAAGCCTCTAAAGAAGCAATTGAAGGTTTTAAGGATGGAATGACAAAAGAGCAGATTGAAGAGCTTAAAAAAGGCTATGAGACTAAATTAACTGCAAAAGATGAAGAATATCAAAAGAAATTAAAGGAAAAAGAACAAAAAGAGTTTGATATGGCGTTAGAAAATGAACTTATTAAACTTAATGTTCATAGCACTAAAGCAGCAAAAGCAGAACTTGATTTAGAAAAAATAAAATATGAAAATGGTACTTTTACAGGACTAAAGGAACAGACTGATACTTGGTTAACTCAAAAATCTTTCTTAATAAAAACAGGAGAGACTAAGATAAATTACAGCCCCGATAATGGCAATAAAAATACATTAAGTAGAGCTGAAAATATTGCTAAAGAAAAGAATGAGGAAGGTTCTAAAAATCCATATGCTGACGCATGGAGTATAAAATAA